In a single window of the Nicotiana tomentosiformis chromosome 8, ASM39032v3, whole genome shotgun sequence genome:
- the LOC104101415 gene encoding B-type cell cycle switch protein ccs52A-like yields the protein MENSSSSPDLNPTLNPKTPSRINQLIPGFNSYHPSPSRTIYSDRFIPSRSSSNFALFDLPLPPHSSSSEDSSNAYTSLLRSALFGSDCGSVVPPVTPEKSSGLNSRNLQICRPNCNIFRYKSETRQSLQSLSPFGFDDQLPGFSPSPVKATRKVPRSPFKVLDAPALQDDFYLNLVDWSPNNVLAVGLGSCVYLWHASSSKVVKLCDLGIDDSVSSVGWAQRGTHLAVGTSNGKVQLWDASRCKRIRTMEGHRLRVGALAWSSSVLSSGSRDKSILQRDIRAQDDYVSKLSGHKSEVCGLKWSYDNRELASGGNDNRLFVWNNHSTQPVLKYCEHTAAVKAIAWSPHLHGLLASGGGTADRCIRFWNTTTNTHLSCMDTGSQVCNLVWSKNVNELVSTHGYSQNQIIVWRYPTMSKIATLTGHTYRVLYLAISPDGQTIVTGAGDETLRFWNVFPSPKSKNTETEIGASSLGRTHIR from the exons ATGGAAAACTCCAGTTCATCTCCAGATCTTAATCCCACTCTTAATCCCAAAACTCCATCACGGATTAATCAACTAATCCCGGGTTTTAATTCTTATCATCCATCCCCATCTCGAACAATCTACAGTGACCGTTTCATTCCCAGTAGATCTTCGTCCAATTTTGCCCTTTTTGACCTCCCTTTACCCCCACATTCCTCTTCCTCTGAAGATTCTAGCAATGCTTATACCTCACTGCTGCGTTCAGCTTTGTTCGGATCCGATTGCGGGTCGGTTGTGCCTCCTGTTACACCCGAGAAGTCGTCGGGTTTAAATTCAAGAAATTTGCAGATTTGTAGACCCaattgcaatatttttcggtatAAGAGTGAGACCCGGCAATCTTTGCAGTCATTGTCGCCTTTTGGGTTTGATGATCAGCTCCCCGGTTTTAGTCCTAGCCCGGTCAAAGCTACCAGGAAAGTTCCAAGATCTCCTTTTAAG GTATTGGATGCGCCAGCATTGCAAGACGATTTTTATCTGAACCTTGTGGACTGGTCTCCAAATAATGTTTTAGCTGTGGGGTTAGGAAGCTGTGTGTATCTATGGCATGCATCTAGTAGCAAG GTAGTGAAGTTGTGTGACCTGGGAATTGATGATAGTGTTAGTTCAGTTGGTTGGGCACAACGGGGTACACATCTTGCTGTTGGAACAAGTAATGGGAAAGTCCAG TTATGGGATGCCTCTCGTTGTAAGAGAATAAGGACGATGGAGGGACATCGATTACGAGTTGGTGCACTGGCTTGGAGCTCATCAGTACTGTCTTCAGGAAGCCGAGACAAGAGTATTCTTCAGCGTGATATACGTGCTCAAGATGATTATGTCAGTAAGCTGAGTGGTCATAAATCTGAG GTTTGTGGGCTCAAATGGTCTTATGATAACCGTGAATTAGCTTCAGGTGGAAATGATAACAGG CTCTTTGTATGGAACAACCATTCAACACAACCTGTGCTGAAATACTGTGAGCATACTGCTGCCGTGAAGGCTATCGCATGGTCCCCCCATCTTCATGGTCTTCTAGCTTCTGGTGGTGGCACAGCTGATAGATGCATTCGATTCTGGAACACCACCACTAATACACATCTCAGCTGCATGGACACTGGTAGTCAG GTCTGCAATCTTGTGTGGTCGAAGAATGTCAATGAATTAGTCAGCACACATGGTTACTCTCAGAACCAAATAATAGTTTGGAGATATCCGACAATGTCTAAG ATAGCTACACTGACAGGCCATACATATAGAGTCTTATATCTTGCTATCTCTCCAGATGGACAG ACAATTGTAACTGGAGCAGGAGATGAAACACTTAGATTCTGGAATGTTTTTCCTTCTCCTAAATCTAAG AACACCGAGACTGAAATTGGTGCATCTTCGCTTGGTAGAACTCATATCAGATGA